The genomic segment CAAACCTACTGTGTATCCTGCTTCTTGAAGAACAGAAGCCAACATATGTGAACAAGAGCCTTTGCCATTTGTGCCAGCTACGTGAATGCATTGTAATTTTTTCTCAGGATGCCCCAAGTAATCCATTAGTATATGAACGTTGGTTAGATCTTTTTTATAGGCAGAAGCTCCTTGCAATTGGTACATTGGGAGTTGATTAAAGAGCCAATCTAAAGTTTCTTGATAGGTCATTTGTTGAGAAAATTATCTTTGTTAAAAATATTTTTCGATTTTTTTAGTTTACTATTGCATCGAAAAGTATCTTTATTGCAAATTTCAAACAAATTTTAGAATTAAAGCTCAAAAAACAAGAATAATATATGTTTAGTTTACTACAATTACAATCGGACACCCTTGCTAATACTGCCTCTAATGTGGTAGTTGAAAAAATCGCTACCAATACTGAAATCTCTGTATTGGAGTTTATATTTAAAGGAGGTTTCTTTTTGATTCCAATCGCTATTTTATTGTTCTACACCATTTATGTGATAATTGAACGTTACTTATATATTAGTAGAGCATCTGTTATTGATAGTCGTTTGATGGCTGATGTTCGTGATCAATTGCATTTAGGAAATTTAGATTTAGCGAGAAGCATTGTCGAAAGAAGTAATTCGGCATCTGGTAATATTTTAAAAGAAGGTATTTTAGTAATTGGAAGACCAATTTCAGAAATCGAATCGAATATGGATCGTGCTGCTGATATCGAAATTGCACAAATGGAAAGTAAATTAGGACATTTAGGTTTAAT from the Flavobacterium ammonificans genome contains:
- a CDS encoding MotA/TolQ/ExbB proton channel family protein; translation: MFSLLQLQSDTLANTASNVVVEKIATNTEISVLEFIFKGGFFLIPIAILLFYTIYVIIERYLYISRASVIDSRLMADVRDQLHLGNLDLARSIVERSNSASGNILKEGILVIGRPISEIESNMDRAADIEIAQMESKLGHLGLIAGIAPTLGFIGTISGVIKIFYSISVTENISIGNISGGLYEKMISSGSGLVVGIIAYSAYHLLNGKIDNFALKIQKQILEFVNIIQKA